In Ostrea edulis chromosome 6, xbOstEdul1.1, whole genome shotgun sequence, a single window of DNA contains:
- the LOC125645612 gene encoding hairy/enhancer-of-split related with YRPW motif protein-like: MKRSLSDSEAEDCYDDALKASSPSQSCQIGDRKKRRGVIEKRRRDRINNSLSELRRLVPSAFEKQGSAKLEKAEILQMTVDHLKLLHQKGLNTYNYPDPQALAIDYRGVGFRECAAEVARYLVAVEGLDLQDPLRMRLLSHLQCFSAQREAAAKASLQHSSWSPLPTHTGINSQYPASAMTPMGSMITSQLPNQPDLPMGPHSSAQALSSLSYSDTRVSQPDISSSSLHGNMRIQSSNVPAHSQMSNMNSTGQEPLISSIPQLSSQFQVSLNSMPMMSQNGNNFNSAKPYRPWGAELAY; encoded by the exons atgaagcgAAGCTTAAGCGATAGTGAGGCTGAAGATTGCTATGACGATGCTCTGAAAGCAAG TTCTCCTTCACAAAGTTGTCAAATCGGAGACAGGAAAAAGAGGCGAGGG GTGATTGAAAAGCGTCGGAGAGATCGCATCAATAACAGCCTCTCGGAGCTCAGAAGACTTGTACCCTCTGCATTTGAAAAACAGGGTTCAGCCAAACTGGAGAAAGCTGAAATACTTCAAATGACAGTAGACCACTTAAAACTGCTACATCAGAAAG GCCTGAATACTTACAATTATCCCGACCCACAAGCACTGGCGATCGATTATCGGGGTGTCGGATTCCGAGAGTGTGCTGCCGAAGTTGCACGGTATTTGGTAGCAGTGGAGGGACTCGACTTGCAAGACCCTCTCCGAATGAGGTTGCTCAGTCACCTTCAGTGTTTTTCTGCTCAACGAGAGGCTGCGGCAAAAGCTTCCCTTCAGCATTCCTCGTGGAGTCCCCTACCCACCCACACAGGAATTAACAGTCAGTATCCAGCAAGTGCTATGACACCCATGGGGTCAATGATTACGTCACAATTACCAAATCAACCGGACTTGCCTATGGGACCTCATTCTTCCGCACAGGCACTGTCATCGTTATCTTACAGTGATACAAGAGTGAGTCAACCCGATATTTCTTCCTCATCTCTTCATGGTAACATGCGAATTCAGTCATCGAACGTGCCAGCACATTCTCAGATGTCGAACATGAACAGTACGGGACAGGAACCTTTAATATCTTCTATTCCCCAACTCTCCAGTCAATTCCAAGTGTCCCTAAATTCTATGCCCATGATGTCACAAAACGGAAATAATTTCAACAGTGCGAAACCCTATCGACCTTGGGGTGCAGAACTTGCTTACTGA